A DNA window from Phragmites australis chromosome 11, lpPhrAust1.1, whole genome shotgun sequence contains the following coding sequences:
- the LOC133885180 gene encoding uncharacterized protein LOC133885180: MVFQRIEGDGCLLASIPAACMRTGADRSRRFRARVTRLPLPRPRSPPLPSPPLTTKKQEPAKIRSPAGSPGMARSAPGPPQYYNAARAGSSSSAAASCVVALLFLLLAAGGAAAALFLLFRARAPTIAVTAVQLPAFAVANGTVAFTFQQLASVRNPNRSPLAHYDSSLHVAYAGGEVGSMYIPAGQIDGGRTQYMATSFTIPAFAVSGPSSAQPATISVPASGPSPAVVALVEQQALPVMEVDSLLVVKGKVTVLRVFTHHVEAAKVCRIGVSPADGRVLGFRC, encoded by the coding sequence ATGGTATTTCAACGGATCGAAGGTGACGGATGCTTGCTCGCTTCCATTCCTGCTGCTTGTATGCGCACAGGCGCAGACCGCTCCCGTCGCTTTCGAGCGCGTGTGACCCGCCTCCCACTCCCTCGGCctcgctcccctcccctcccctcccctcccctcaccACCAAGAAGCAAGAACCCGCCAAGATTCGCTCGCCCGCCGGCTCGCCGGGCATGGCCAGATCGGCACCGGGGCCGCCGCAGTACTACAACGCCGCGCGCGCCGGCTCCTCCTCGTCCGCAGCGGCGTCCTGCGTCGTGGCgctgctcttcctcctcctcgcggccggcggcgcggcggcggcgctgttCCTCCTCTTCCGGGCCCGCGCGCCGACCATCGCCGTGACGGCCGTGCAGCTGCCCGCCTTCGCCGTGGCCAACGGCACCGTCGCCTTCACCTTCCAGCAGCTCGCCTCCGTGCGCAATCCCAACCGCTCCCCGCTCGCGCACTACGACAGCTCCCTCCACGTCGCCTacgccggcggcgaggtcggCTCCATGTACATCCCCGCGGGCCAGATCGACGGCGGCCGCACGCAGTACATGGCCACCAGCTTCACCATCCCCGCCTTCGCCGTCTCCGGCCCCTCCTCCGCGCAGCCGGCCACCATCTCCGTCCCCGCCTCCGGCCCCTCCCCGGCCGTCGTGGCGCTGGTGGAACAGCAGGCGCTGCCGGTGATGGAGGTGGACTCGCTGCTGGTGGTGAAGGGGAAGGTCACCGTGCTGCGGGTGTTCACCCACCACGTCGAGGCCGCCAAGGTGTGCCGCATTGGCGTCTCGCCCGCTGACGGCCGCGTGCTCGGCTTCCGCTGCTGA